GGAGAACCTAGAGCTATTATATTTGTCAGTTATAAATAAATACAAACACAATATTGGGACCTATTTGCATCCATCAGCTAACTGCTAGGTAGCTAATTTTAGTTGGGGTGGATCCAAATGGAACCAGCTAATATACAGCTAAAGCCCTTTTAACTAGCTAAATAGCAACTATCCAATTAGATGGTTCAACCTAGTTAATTCTAGCTAACCAGCTAATGGATTAGCTAGATGGATCCAAACGGGACCGTGGTCCATTCTAAAACACCTATGAGCAACGAGAATACAGCAACAGGAACAATGGTCACAGCTCCGCACAAGGATGATTCAAGGTTCCCACATTTGTAACTgaaaatttaaagttaaaatcTTAGTAATGAGGCAAAATGGTGGGGGAACAATTTTAACAATTCACCATATCAAACTCTTTTCGTTGTTGTTCAGAATACATTGTTCAATATCTATATTTATTTGGGATGCATCAGTGAGGGAAAAATGACCCTCAGAACAACCATCTATCAAAACAATTTTCTCGAATCGCCCTAAATATTTACATATAGTTGCTTTAGGAAATGAACACGACCAGATATATAAGACTtctatttatatattttatcaACTACTTTATGTACTAATCCTTAAAGAAACATGTAAATGATGCTAAATAATGTATGAGCAAAATCACAACACTTAGAAAACATACCTCCTCAACATCTCCACTTGTTCGTGGTTTTTTGATACATTCTGCTGCATATCATTGCTGATCATTTCCAGTGCAATAATCATCTTGCGATCTCAAACGCTTTTTACCTGTCCATGCAACTCTTATCTTAAGAACATAACATTGTAACGTGACACCCAAAGCATTGCTGAATAATTACTCATACTGGATGCATAGTgcccattttttttgaaagatcggATGCATAGTACCCATTGAGCCCTAACAGAATTTCTGTTGCTATTTAGAGCAAGGCAAGGGCACATTGATGATTCacatgttttaaaaaaataactcaACACAGTAAAATGAGTTTAACTTTGTTGGCTGCTGATGAAGAGATATAAAAAGCGCTTTTACCAATGGCGAAACTAGATTGGAAGCTAGGGTGGTCcaacagatttttttttaaatattgcAACAGCTTAAGTGTGTTATAGAAGTCTTCAAATCCATAACTAACTAAGAATTTTACCTTAAAATAAAATCAAGAAGCTTCCACATTAATTCGTTATCATGCATTCAAAATTAGAGGGTTCTAATCTTTTTGGCTGATTCTTAGGGCGGGCCCTGGCCCACCCGGTCCACCCTTTGAATCAGCCGGTGTCTTTTACCTTCGTGTGGCTGCAAAAATGTAGCACTGGAAACACCTGAAGGGTTTTTGACAACTAATAAAGAGGGTGGCAACCATGAAGTTAATTAACATGCACAAGAAACAACTGAGGTTTGGCTACTAAATATGAAGTCTGACAAAATAAGCAAACAGATCCATTTTTTGTGTGTAAATGACATGGACTGAATGCAGACCCACGTCATTGGAGTGCCTTGTCTCCGGACCGGAGGGAAGCCTGAATATAACACAAAGGAACACTCACGCTGAGGCATGTATTGAGAGCAAAAAAGGGAGGGGGTGCAATGTTGACAATTCAGAGAACATTGATAGAACTATGTGCTACCTCTTCTTTAGAAGGAAAAGTGCGAGTTCATGTGCTGGtttcttgtccactctctttcttTGATGCCTCCGAGAGCCCAGCAAACTAGCACAATGCGGAAGATATTCATGTGAAGGAAGTGTAAAAGGATATCAAGAGGACAATAAGGTGTGATTGGACAGGGCAAGTATGAATAATGTTGCATCTTAAAATTACTAGAGTGACCCCTCTTATTCAAACAGGAGTAATTGAACATGGTACGAGCTCAAAAGTCGAAGAAGAGCAGTACGCCAGAGGGGCTATTTCCAATGGCCTGGGCGGGCGCTGTGCCTCTCGCCTTCGGAAGCAGTTCGGAAGCAAATGAAgcaactcctgcagcttctccaaGGTTGTGGGTTTTATTGCCTCCCAGTCGACGGATGCCCTGCAAGCACAAATCAAGCCTATCATTATCCAAATCCGTACCAACCTGGGAAATCGTTTGCATCCGAACTGGTCCTTGTTTGGGGGAAATCAAAATGAGGGAGACAATAGATTATCTCACGGAAGCCCTGATTCATCTTCACTACTGATGTGTGTTTGGCGATGGATTTGATTAGGTACCTGGCTCGTTCTGAGGTCATAGAGCGATACAGGTCGTGGCGCTGCGCCATCTCCGGGAACTTCTTCCGGAAGGCATCATCATTGGACCAGAAAAAGAGATCTGGCAGCACGACCACCTTCCTCGCCGCGGCATGCAACATATTCTAGCATGGAGTTATGCTCGAGGCTATGCAGGAAGTCGGTGTACTGCTGGCTTGTGCCCTCCCCCTCAGGCGGCTCCCAGAGCGGCGAGAAGGGGCGCATGTAGCGCCAGGCGTCGTCCCACTCCCCGTCCTTCACCAGCTTCTGCAGATGCGCAGTGTCGAAATACGCCAGGGAATTCCTCTCCAGCCTGAAAACTCCATCGGGAATTGATGAATTACTCGATTCGAATCGCAGGCTCGACTAATCGCGGTAGCGATGACCGCGCGGTTGCAGCAGATTCGGCAAAAATCGATGGAAGGAATCAAACAAGGAAGGGGTGCGGGAGGGCGGACGTACGTATAGGCGGTACTGTGGAGGCCCTGGCGCTTGAGGAAGCGGTCCAGTCGCCGGAGGTGAAGAAGAACCACGGCGGAAGATTGGGGCCTCATCCCTCCGATCCCGTTGCTGGTGACGATCCTTTTCTCTGTAGTTGTCGTGGTGGTTTGGTGTGGCCGTGTGGAGTCATGCCATCATGGTGATCCAGTTTGTTGTTGGAtgaagaggggaggggaggggtcaTCGGACAGGAGAGGTGGCCGTCTCGGCCTCCGGTACGATGCTCGATCTGATGGGTTGGGCTTGGTCTTGGGCCTCCTTCCAGCGACCAGATCCAAAAGATTCGGCATGACTAAGCCCACAGGCCACAGATTCTCCACTAAGAAAAAATGGCCCAAAATTTACGTGGAGACTTTCTTTTGAGGTAATTATTACTTGGAGATTTAGAGGCCTCCAAAGAAAcgaaatttctaaaacaagaaTTGGCCCCATTCATCAGACGCCCACGCCGTTCCCCGATTTTTGCGAAACCATCGGCCCAATCACACACGAGGCCGTTCCACAATCTATCGCGGCCTCCGCTGCATGCACAGCTCGCTCACCGTGGCTCATCCGGTGGATGGCCGTGTGTGTGATCGTCGCAAATCATCCCTGGCAGGCTGGCATCGCCGCGCTCGCAATCCACGTCTTCCTCCACTGGTAAAACGAAAGCAGAGGCCGAAATTCATATGCATCAAAACCATGAGTCCATGGATAATGGGATataacaaaagatgtatgaatGAAGGAGATAAAGAGTAATGCAACTAAATGGCACCAATTTAAATACGGCCGCAAGATTTGAACAAAAACTATACAACACAATAGCAGCGAAAGGTGAGTAAACAAGGAACGAATTGATCATGAGAGTCTAAACCGAAGCTTTCatagagaaggaaaaaaaaaactaagcaaCAATTGAAAAGCTTCCTTGGTTCAGCATCAAAGGGTTTGCATCATGTGAACTATAAACTAAAAGCACACGAAATCATTACTATCACAATTATGATTCAACTCATCATTGAAGATATATGAccaaagaaaataaagaaaaggtaACACATTTCCAAAGTTTATTAAGAAAAGAAGTTCTAGGAAGCAGTCAGGGTAAATAGATCAGTCATGTTCTCCATTTACAAGAAATTGGAAATATACCCACTTCTCGAAAATAAAGTCAAAGTGATTACATATTCTATCAGGTTGTATGAAATACTTGGTCTCAGCTTTCACTGATCTGTTGTCTAACGTGTCATATGCATTATTGAAAGCAAATGCAAATGTCATATGTATAAAACTACAAAGTTAGACTACCTAATACTTGGTGAATTACTTGTGATACATAACGTGCAATCAGACTGCAGCAAGATGCTTGCGAGAAATATAATATGAGCACCGAGAAAACCCCTGGTTCATATTAGGCTGTATAACTCATAACACCAAAAGATGCTTTGTAAATAAAGGCACAAGAACCATAAACTGCATTATTGCTGCACAAGACATACGGTACCATTGCTAGTTCAACATCACACACCTGGATGGTTCATGTCGTGACTGATCGAAGAAGGCCTGAAGAGAGCAAGGAGCTTCAGTGTGCGGATACTAGGAGAAAGAACATCCCAACAGAGTTTCTGTATTAGGTAAATACCTCTTCAGCATGAAGGAACGGGCGAGGACATGTGCTGGAATGTGACCAACTTTATTCTTGTTATGCACCTTGTATCCCCACGACCTTCGAGAAACATAGTTAGTACTGCACTAggtggtatcataaaggaaaaTGAGATTGATGAAGGGCACACTGGATGATATATAAAATTGGGACTTTGACAATGAGATTTATACCCTGGATCAAACGACATGATGTAAGCAGGATCGACGGTGCATCGTGGTAACCGTGCCTTGGCTTTGAGTTCAGGACACTTGGCTGCCAAGTTTAAAATGACCTCAACTGCCAAGGGCCTGATGTGATGATAGAGCCTGGAGGCCCTGCAAGAAAGAAAGTCACACAATCAGGAATTCAGGATTAGTTATATGCAAGCAAATTGCATTGCTCGAAAATCCATTTGTCTTGTTATTGAAATAGTTGTTGTAGGTAAGTTGAAGCAAATTAAGGAGTGCAGCTAGCAAATCGATAATTTCTAGTACGGCGATACTAGTTTCTATCAGCTGGAGAAGTAGATGTACAAAGGAGATGATCGGCGAGTTTGAGTTCTGCTTTTTATTTTGTAATATCGCCACTGTAAATGCTCTGAACTTCTGCTTTCTTCTCCTTAATGACAAAGCGAAGCTCCacaaacttttcaaaaaaaaaaaaggagatgaTCGGTGAGATTAGGGAGGACGTGTATCCACCTGGCTCGGTCGGAACGCATGGAGAGCAGGATCCTGCGGAGGTGGTGACCGGGGTGGGCGTCGAGGGAGGTGTAGAGGCGCCGGAAAAGAGCATCGACGGCGTGGAGCCGACCACCGGCTAGGTCGTCCATGACGCGGACGATGAGGACGCGGAAGATGAGCGTGTCGGCCTCGCGGCTGCAGTGCCCGGCAGTGATGAAGCCGAGCGCGTAGGACGAGGCATCGGCCCAGCGTTGGGCACTAAGCAGGCGGCGGAAGTGCGCGGCGTCGAAGAAGGCGCCCGTCTGCCTCTCCAGCCTGTTGCGATTGTTCCCTCAGTGGAGGCGATTGGGATTGATCCATCACAAACGGAAGGATCGCAGTGGgggagaaagcgagagaggagAAGGGCGTACTCGTGGGCGGCGTCGAATAGGCGGTGACGCCTGAGGAAGCAGtcgatgcggcggaggcggagccccGTCAAGGCGGGACGATCGCCGCGGAAACACCTCGTCGTCCTCACCATCGCGATTTCAGCCAAGCCGCTTCGTTTGGTTGGGGAAGGAAGAGCGAACTGCTCAGCACTGGAGGCAACCGGGGAAGGGAGTGGAACGGAGGCGGAGGAAACGCGGAGGACCGAACCGaggaagagtttttttttttttttgacacagaACCGAGGAAGAGTTGGGGCCAAGAAAAGGCTGGCCCTTGGGGTTCCGTTACGATTCGGCGGTCAGGTTGGGCCGGGGCCCCTTGCTCGAAATTATTGGGCCACCGGACTTGGATCATGGGCTCACGGCCCATGCGGCAATAACTGAGGCAACTACCCAGCTGAAACCAACCGGAGTGAAGGCAGACGAACCACCGGGAGTGAGACGGAGCCCCCACCCGAGCAGCAGAGCAGCAGCGGACAGATCAAATCGAGACAGGCAAGGGCAGGGAGCTTGCGGAGCTAACGGAGGTGGACTGGGCGAGCGAGATGGAGTGGACGACGGTGGAGACGGGGGACGGCGCGAAGCTGAGCGTGCGGGTCTTCAAGCCGCCCGCGTCGGGGGAGGAGCCCGAGGCGGCGGGGGGCGTGGCCGTGGTGATGGTGCACCCCTACACCATCCTCGGCGGCGTGCAGGGCCTGCTGCGGGGGATGGCGGAGGGCGTCGCGCGGCGGGGGTACACCGCCGTCACCTTCGACATGCGCGGGGCCGGGCGGTCCACGGGGCGGGCCTCGCTCACGGGCTCCACCGAGGTCGGGGACGTCGCCGCCGTCTGCCGGTGGGTCGCCGAGAACATCAAGCCGCGTGGCATCCTCCTCGTCGGATCCTCCGCTGGTAGGCCCACTCCGCGAGTGCTCCGCCCCGAGGCGAAACCTTGTCGTGATCGGTGCCTTTGTTTTTCAGTTCAGGGAAGCTGTAATCAGTCGAATTGACCAAACAATTTTAGCTCTAGCTAAGATGTGTTTGGTCAAATGGAATGTGCAAATGGAAATTCACTTGATACTCGTTGAGGCCTTTAAGAAAATAGTTTTGCATCAAATGTACTGCATTGAAATTGAAGCTCATGCGTTTGCCCTCATGAAACTTCTGTGTTTCAGTTAGTATACTCCAAACATGAATCAGGAATTAGCAGATAGGCATTGATCGGTCATTTATTTTTAGTTGGGAGCCTGAATCTCTGTCAGCTATCCTTAATTAAAAAATAGTGGCAACCTGCACTATTTTCAGAAAATTCTCCTTATAGAAACTGTAGTGGCTTCAATTTGAATGTCTAAGTAGTGGTTGCTACTAGACCTGTCCTACACCATATTTCAGCTTTCTTGTAGGTGAAAGATAGTTTCTGACCTCAGAGTAATGTGGTGTATTTTCCTGTCTTGGTAATGCTGTGCTCACTCCCTCTAATTGATTATTTAGATTAAGAGCTTTAAATCGGTTTATTTAGCTGGATCGACTATGGGAGTGGTGAATCGGTTACTGTATACCTCTCAGTCACTTGTTTCCATTTCCTATGTTAATGAAATGGCTGCCCTCTCAATTAACTGACTTGTAGCGAATGCAGGCTTCTTAAACCCCAGTCAATATTTATTTATGCCAATCATGTGCGCTGTGCAGTGCGATTGTGACTGAAGCACTGGACAGAGATCAGTGAGATAGTTTTTAGTTTGCATAGAAGGATCAAGATGGAGTATTCAAATCATTGATGTAGTACACTGTGTTTGGGCATGTATCTAACTGTAATTTATTGATGCAGGGGCACCAATTGCAGGGTCTGCAGTTGATAAGGTTGACGAGGTGATTGGTTATGTTAGTATCGGGTACCCATTTGGTCTTATGGCCTCAGTTCTATTCGGCAGGCATCATGAAGCTATACTCAAGTCTCAAAAGCCAAAGCTATTCATCATGGGAACCAAAGACGGCTTCACAAGCGTGAAACAATTGCAAAACAAGCTCAAATCTGCAGCTGGACGGGTTGATACACACTTGATTGAAGGAGCTGGGCACTTCCAAATGGAGGGCCCTGCTTTCGATGCCCAGATGGTAGATCTTATTGTTAAATTCATTGATTCCTTGCCAAAATAGCATTTACTGTGATTGTATGAGAGTTTTTAAATTGTAGTGATGACCAGAGCGTGGTATTTGGTAGCTCCATCGTGTTGTGTATTTTCTTATGTTGCACATGTGCACTATCTGTTGTTTCTGAAATTGTGTAAGTTGTGCACCGTGTGTTGTATTCTAATGTAATCTGTTTTTTATTTAAAACAGATGTAATCTTAACTTGAGTTTGGGCGTTATATAaaaatcttcatcatcatcatgacaTAGTGATCTAGTTGCTATTTGTACTCCTATACTACCATTCTCATCAATTTCTTCCAGATATCTTCTGGCCAAGGCGCTTATGAGCTCTTGCTTGCATTTTTAGCAGTCACTATCATTACTGGTCCTAATGTGTACGGGTGTAATGGTAACTGATACAAGCCTTTTACGTGTTTCAGGTATGGCATCTGACCATCTGTTACTCTGAAATCCAAAACCCTCTTCATTACCTATTATCTATCTTTAATCATAGCTTATACTAATGTAAAATCATGATTTGTCATTTGTTCCTTCATTGTCAAGCCGGTGAGAAGTGACCTTCATGGACGAGGATGAAAAACTTAGATGCACAGAACCCTGTAAATCCAAAATATATTCTTCAGAACCATCTGGGGCGGACAATGATATATTCAGCTAAAAAGTTGGTTTTCAGGGATTGCTTCATCAACCACGGAAACATATATGATGAGCACCTGGATAATGCCGAGGTGCTTTATTACTGCCATCCTGCTGTTCTTGAGCATGCCATTCTTCCATCATAAGCACATGATCAAAATCTAAATGGTAACGTCCTGCATTTGAATTGAGCATAGGCTACTCAAGCTGGATCTAGTTTTCTCAAACCCAGCCTGCATAAATGTGTCCCCTCTGTAATATGTCCATCATTTCCCAGATCCTTCTGTCGGCAGATACCACGCTGATGAGAAAATGCAGTGCCTTCAAGGGTGTGGTCCAAATCTATCTCGTTTTATTTTGGAAGATCTGCTTCTCAGGCTCAGCGTAATCTGCGTGCAGCTGATGCCACGCTGATGAAACGCACATGCACACAGAGAAAGTGATGAGACATGCCGGCTTTTCTTTGTTCATCCAATGTATCCTGAACCTGAATTCCTAATTCAAGGTATGCATCCAAATGCAGAGTTTTTTTTTGGCATGCGCCTGAAAATGAAATTGtctggaaaggaaaaaaaaacaggggCTGCAGAAAGCAATGTTTAATTTCGTACAAGTTACTTCATCTTTCTGCTATAGTACTGAATTAGTGCAGGATGTACAGAAGTCCATAAATCtgggccccgtttagttccaaaaatcaaaattccatttttttttccgacacctgtatggagacttaaatctaaactaaataaaaaacgcattgcgactgctgtctgtaaatcgcgagacgaatctaatgaacctaattaggccgtaatcagacgctaaattactacagtaatgctacagtaaacaacctctaatgacagattaattaggctcattacattcgtctcgcgatttacagacgagttctgtaatttattttgtgattaatctatgtttagtatttcaaacatagaaaaatatttttttaaaaattttacggagcgcaactaaacacggccttattgGGTCAACCAACAGCTGTCCGAACAAGCACGAGCAGATCATCACGCCACAAAGCATGAGCAGGAGAAACGGACA
This window of the Panicum virgatum strain AP13 chromosome 1K, P.virgatum_v5, whole genome shotgun sequence genome carries:
- the LOC120650295 gene encoding uncharacterized protein LOC120650295 — translated: MEWTTVETGDGAKLSVRVFKPPASGEEPEAAGGVAVVMVHPYTILGGVQGLLRGMAEGVARRGYTAVTFDMRGAGRSTGRASLTGSTEVGDVAAVCRWVAENIKPRGILLVGSSAGAPIAGSAVDKVDEVIGYVSIGYPFGLMASVLFGRHHEAILKSQKPKLFIMGTKDGFTSVKQLQNKLKSAAGRVDTHLIEGAGHFQMEGPAFDAQMVDLIVKFIDSLPK
- the LOC120650264 gene encoding uncharacterized protein LOC120650264 — encoded protein: MVRTTRCFRGDRPALTGLRLRRIDCFLRRHRLFDAAHELERQTGAFFDAAHFRRLLSAQRWADASSYALGFITAGHCSREADTLIFRVLIVRVMDDLAGGRLHAVDALFRRLYTSLDAHPGHHLRRILLSMRSDRARASRLYHHIRPLAVEVILNLAAKCPELKAKARLPRCTVDPAYIMSFDPGSWGYKVHNKNKVGHIPAHVLARSFMLKRPSSISHDMNHPVEEDVDCERGDASLPGMICDDHTHGHPPDEPR